A genomic stretch from Patagioenas fasciata isolate bPatFas1 chromosome 10, bPatFas1.hap1, whole genome shotgun sequence includes:
- the GHRL gene encoding appetite-regulating hormone, which translates to MFLRSALLGILLSSILWTETTLAGSSFLSPEYKKLQQQNDPKKSSAQLHRRGTEGFWDPDEAEAEDDRNSIEIKFNVPFEIGLRMTEEEYQEYRQVLEKMLGDTLGVSAQATQMKN; encoded by the exons ATGTTTCTCAGAAGTGCTCTGCTGGGAATTCTTCTTTCCAGCATCCTCTGGACAGAAACTACTCTGGCTGGCTCCAGCTTTTTAAGCCCTGAATATAAAAAGCTACAG caacaaaatgaccccaaaaaaTCCTCCGCACAACTACATCGTCGAGGCACAGAAGGCTTTTGGGATCCAGATGAAGCAGAGGCAGAAGATGACAGAAACAGTATTGAAATTAAG tTTAATGTTCCCTTTGAAATCGGCCTCAGGATGACAGAAGAGGAGTATCAAGAATACAGACAAGTGCTGGAGAAGATGCTAGGGGACACGCTTGGAGTGAGTGCTCAAG CAACTCAGATGAAAAACTGA
- the SEC13 gene encoding protein SEC13 homolog — protein MVSVINTVDTSHEDMIHDAQMDYYGTRLATCSSDRSVKIFDVRNGGQILIADLRGHEGPVWQVAWAHPMYGNILASCSYDRKVIIWKEENGTWEKTYEYTGHDSSVNSVCWAPHDYGLILACGSSDGAISLLSYTGDGQWELKKISNAHTIGCNAVSWAPAVVPGSLIEQPSGQKPNYIKRFASGGCDNLVKIWKEEDGQWKEEQKLEAHSDWVRDVAWAPSIGLPTSTIASCSQDGRVFIWTCDDASGNSWSPKLLHKFNDVVWHVSWSITANILAVSGGDNKVTLWKESVDGLWACISDVNKGQGGMSAVTEGQQNEQ, from the exons atg GTCTCGGTAATTAACACCGTGGACACGTCTCACGAGGACATGATC CACGATGCGCAGATGGATTACTACGGCACGCGGCTCGCGACCTGCTCTTCGGACAGATCCGTGAAAATCTTTGATGTTCGGAATGGAGGGCAAATCCTCATCGCGGACCTGAGAGG GCACGAAGGTCCCGTGTGGCAGGTTGCCTGGGCTCACCCTATGTATGGAAATATCTTGGCTTCCTGTTCCTACGACAGGAAGGTTATTATCTGGAAGGAAGAAAATGGCACTTGGGAGAAGACATATGAGTACACAGGGCACGATTCCTCGG TGAACTCTGTCTGCTGGGCCCCACACGACTACGGGTTGATCCTGGCCTGCGGGAGCTCTGACGGGGCCATTTCCTTACTGAGCTACACGGGCGACGGGCAGTGGGAACTCAAGAAGATCAGCAACGCACATACG ATTGGCTGTAATGCAGTTAGCTGGGCTCCTGCGGTTGTACCAGGAAGCCTTATAGAACAACCATCTGGACAAAAACCAAACTACATCAAAAGATTTGCATCTGGTGGCTGTGACAACCTTGTCAAGATCTGGAA GGAAGAAGATGGGCAGTGGAAGGAAGAGCAGAAGCTGGAGGCTCATAGCGACTGGGTCCGTGATGTAGCCTGGGCTCCATCCATAGGCTTGCCAACCAGCACCATTGCGAGCTGCTCACAG GATGGCAGAGTGTTTATCTGGACATGTGATGATGCCTCTGGAAATTCATGGTCACCAAAGCTGCTGCACAAGTTCAATGATGTTGTCTGGCATGTGAGTTGGTCCATTACTGCAAATATCCTTGCAGTGTCTGGAGGAGACAACAAG GTCACGCTATGGAAGGAATCGGTCGATGGACTGTGGGCATGTATCAGCGACGTCAACAAGGGCCAGGGAGGAATGTCTGCCGTGACAGAGGGGCAGCAGAACGAGCAGTGA